In Solanum pennellii chromosome 3, SPENNV200, a single window of DNA contains:
- the LOC107013978 gene encoding probable ADP-ribosylation factor GTPase-activating protein AGD15: MNDKASVSKELNAKHAKILEGLLKLPENRECADCRGRAPRWASINLGIFICLQCSGHHRSLGVHISKVRSTTLDTWLPEQISFMQCVGNEKSNNYWEADLSASVDRSDIGKFIRTKYQDKKWASKYNPQPGQSDMIGETSDFGGKADVPRKARKYSLEEDVFSIQPPQVPTTTRSRGVSLDTMDEFLNLPPKNGLMSAPSVKHKEDTQDLFSLLYAPEGNQDRTIVPPSRWATFE; encoded by the exons ATGAACGACAAGGCTTCCGTTTCTAAGGAACTTAATGCCAAACATGCTAAG ATATTGGAGGGCCTTCTTAAGCTTCCAGAAAATAGGGAATGTGCAGATTGTCGGGGAAG GGCCCCGAGGTGGGCGAGCATCAACCTTGGGATATTCATCTGTCTGCAATGTTCAGGACATCATAGGAGTCTTGGGGTACATATCTCCAAG GTAAGGTCGACAACTTTGGACACATGGCTTCCGGAGCAGATTTCTTTTATGCAAT GTGTAGGTAATGAGAAGTCGAACAATTATTGGGAGGCAGATCTATCAGCAAGTGTAGATAGAAGTGACATTGGGAAATTTATCCGAACCAA GTATCAGGATAAAAAATGGGCTTCAAAATATAATCCTCAACCAGGACAATCTGATATGATTGGTGAAACAAGTGATTTCGGAGGAAAAGCTGATGTTCCAAGAAAAGCAAGAAAATATTCCTTGGAGGAGGATGTTTTTAGTATACAACCTCCACAAGTTCCTACAACGACAAGATCTCGTGGG GTTTCTTTGGACACAATGGATGAATTTCTTAATTTACCTCCAAAAAATGGTCTCATGAGTGCTCCATCCGTGAAGCACAAAGAAGATACACAAGATCTCTTCAGTTTGCTCTATGCCCCAGAGGGTAACCAAGATCGCACTATTGTGCCTCCATCTCGTTGGGCAACTttcgagt ga